The Kitasatospora setae KM-6054 genome contains a region encoding:
- a CDS encoding TetR/AcrR family transcriptional regulator, which translates to MAIDSSTDGRVQRGNETRRAVLGRAVQIASVEGLGALSIGRLASDLGLSKSGVFAGFGSKEELQLATVRAAKRIFYDRVVTPALERPEGVARLLALCEYWLEYSRGRVFDGGCFFYSVTAEFDAQPGPVRDALAEAALEWEGLVVGLVRAAEASGELPAGAEPEELAMLLTGLMDSANSLAVLHDDPSRYDRTMRAIRRLLGCPSVA; encoded by the coding sequence GTGGCCATCGACTCCAGCACGGACGGCCGGGTCCAGCGCGGGAACGAGACGCGGCGGGCGGTGCTCGGGCGGGCGGTGCAGATCGCTTCGGTCGAGGGGCTGGGGGCGCTGTCGATCGGGCGGTTGGCGAGCGATCTGGGGCTGAGCAAGAGCGGGGTGTTCGCGGGCTTCGGGTCGAAGGAGGAGCTGCAGCTGGCGACCGTCCGGGCGGCCAAGCGGATCTTCTACGACCGGGTGGTGACCCCGGCGCTGGAGCGGCCCGAGGGGGTGGCCCGGCTGCTGGCGCTGTGCGAGTACTGGCTGGAGTACTCGCGGGGCCGGGTCTTCGACGGCGGCTGCTTCTTCTACTCGGTGACGGCCGAGTTCGACGCCCAGCCCGGTCCGGTGCGGGACGCGCTGGCCGAGGCGGCGCTGGAGTGGGAGGGCTTGGTGGTCGGCCTGGTCCGGGCGGCCGAGGCGTCCGGTGAGCTTCCGGCGGGTGCCGAGCCGGAGGAGCTGGCGATGCTGCTGACCGGTCTGATGGACAGCGCGAACAGCCTCGCGGTGCTGCACGACGACCCGTCCCGCTACGACCGCACGATGCGGGCGATCCGCCGACTGCTCGGGTGCCCGTCGGTCGCCTGA